DNA from Kogia breviceps isolate mKogBre1 chromosome 3, mKogBre1 haplotype 1, whole genome shotgun sequence:
TCTGACCTGGCTTGATAATATGAGAATATAGGAATGAATGAGCTTATATGTTCTTAACTTACTGTTTATAAACAGTATTTTTCATAAATACtgttttttaatttcagctttttaaaaagtaaaaattggaCTACTCTGAGTTTAAGACATTATCTTTTGGAAATATCCAAAGTGACATTTGGGAATGTTTGAGAACATCATGACAAATGAGTAATGGtataattctttgaaaattgagGAGTCTTGAAAAGATTATCACCTGGATGGAAAGTTTGATAAACAGAAGCAAAGCCAGGGATTAAAAAggttttttccttaatattttcttggatccaGTCCTGTTTCTAAAAAGATTGATTTAGGACTCAAAGCAATCTGCATTTTATCACccagattattttttttcaagtgaacTTTCAAATTGCTTTCCTATGAAACATAGTTTTATGTTAACATAGCTTCCCAATGAATCCATCAAGAAAGTTCAATATAGTTGCTTAATTTTAAGAAGcagcttttcatattttaaaagttgtgagATTGGATGCATCTTAAAATGAGTATGCACATTCAGTATTTATTCCCTCTCACAAAACTGCTCAGTGGGACAATTTATttgggtggtacgcgggcctctcactgttgtggcctcttccgttgcggagcacaggctcagcagccatggctcacgggcccagccgctccgcggcatgtgggatcttcccagatcagggcacgaacccgtgtcccctgcatcggcaggcggactctcaaccactgcgccaccagggaagcccagtgggacAATTTTTAATCAAATGTATCTTTGAATTTGCAAAAATATCTCTAAATACTAATATCAACAGTTCTTTTCAAAAGAAGAGTGCAGAACCAATTATTGATTGCTACCATTGGTTCTACATATATAGAGGCTTTTGATTCCTGCTCTTTGTAAGCAGCAGGTGCATGTGGTGTTCCCCAACCTTTGGGCAAGGTTCTTAAACCTTACAGAGGTACTAATAACccctttatgtgttttttttttcccctttagttaAAGAATTGTTATTTagttaaattttgatagtttgggTGACCCTATATTGAATGAATCCTGTAGAGCAGAGACTGGTTTATCATTTAGTCCCTTTATCATTTAGATCAGAAGTACTTACTGTTACTAACTTTAATTGTCATACAGATAATCAGTATCCTTAAACGGACCATAAAGGGCAATTTGAAGAAAGTTAAGGACCATAAAGTGCAACTATGCAAATTTACCTTGGTAATTGGCACTCTATCCGCAAATTGTATTAGCAAAACAAGTGTTAACCCCTTTATCTAGTTTGGCTTCTCCCAGACTCCTCAAGGCCGGGTTTGTGGAGGGGTGCCTACAAATAACGATTAGAAATTGTCTCAACttagaaataaaacacaaattataAGAATTTCACTAGTTTATTTTACAGCTCAACAGGATGAATTCCAACTACATCATGAAAGTGGGTTTTAAGGGTATTTGACATAACAgagtttcatattttcattttaatgtaaacCTGAATTAAACATGTCACATTGTCATTTTTTGCACTTCTTTTCCCTTATGTAGTTAAAGTCAGTAGtctactcatttgtaaaataaagctttgacatttaaagaaatatatactattaaaattaGATTAGGGtgaacttaaaaaatgtttttaataagtatttatatGTTAGAATTGTATACCATTGTCTTCAataataaatttaagataatttcaTTGTGTTAATTACTAAAAAAGAATGGTAAGATATGAAGTCTACTTGATGGGGTTGTACCGTCAATATAATCTGGCAAAAGTTTTGgtagttttaaaaaagattggAAAATAGTTAACTAAATCATTCAAATATGGTTTCTCAGAAGGTTTTATAAAGAGTGAGGAAGAAATATCCAGGAATACATTTATAATGTTCAGAGATGCCAGTTATTGAAGGCCTTGATTCTTggaacagttttttaaattctggTATTCATGAGTATCACTAGTTGATATTCTGCTCATGCAGTATAATGCTTCAGTCCACACAagaccaaagataaataaattttgtaaagTCCTTTTCTACAAAACTGTACAGCATAATGTTACATAAGGGGTGTGTTCTGAAGGTTTACTCTGGATGATATACTGGGAAACTTACAATTGAAATTGTAGAAGTTGTAGATTGTTTTAAGTCGGAGCATTCACAGAATTTTAGCAGACAATTTCAGGGAGTCTCAGACATTGTAAAGCTCCAAAACATAGTATCCTATAAAATCAATCCCTTTTCTAGGAAAATCAAAGGTAACAAGGAAGAAACTTCATCTTGAAATTTTTCTGTTGTAGGTGAAAAATAAtgaagtggaagaaaaaatatcttcTAACCCTTGAATGAAATTATAATGAGATTGCATGTTTAAAGTGAATTTGATAAATCAGTATTGtcagtggggggggggtgatCTTACTAGATTGCTCTCACCTATAAATTATTTCACATTATGGCAATTTTTATTCACATTATTTTGTGGGCAGTGATACCTGAAAATTAGTTGGTTTTCAGAATTTGATAATGAATAtgcctaaaattattttttatctatcCAGTTTTTAAGAGTGGAAACAGTTATGGTACATTAAATAAACATTCAGGAGAATGTAGGTTTTtactaatactttttatttttttttgctgcattggttctttgttgctgcgtgcaggctttctctagttgcagcgagcgggggctactctttgttgcagtgcacaggcttcttattgcagtgtcttctcttgttgtggagcatgggctctaggcgcatgggcttcagtagttgtggcacttgggctcagtagttgtggcacacaggctctagagcgcaggctcagtagttgtggctcacgggcctagttgctctgcgtcatgtgggatcttcccggaccagggcttgaacccgtgtcacctgcattggcaggtggatgcttaaccactgcaccaccagggaagcccactaatacTTTATTCTAGTTGTTTCTATCAGTACTTTCATAGTGGTTGAAATGTATTCTTATTAATCAGGGTTTTTGAGGCCAAAGATCACTCACTGTGTGTTACATCTAGTCATTTAAGAAGCTTGCCTTTGAAAACCTGTACATTTAATAAATGCCTTATAATGCTTATGTTTTAGCTTGGAGATAAGGATAGAGGggtttatgttattatttatgtTATTAGCTAATATGTGtccagaatgttttaatttctttaaaatggtattttaattgCCTTTTATTTCTGACTAGTTTTTATATCAACACTTAGTGTCCAGATTTCTGATTCAGGGTGCAGCCATAATTCTCTTAGTGTTGAGTGCTTGTTCCTCTGGTAATAGTGAAACTTTCATGAAGACTTTTTAATGACTTGGGCTTTATCATTAGAGCAGCTGTTTTGATGCCTCCTGTGATTTATTGTATAGCTTTCTTGTGCGGAAAATGGTTACTTAATTTGTAGCTGGTtcttgaagcttttttttttttttttttttttttgcggtacgtgtgcctctcccattgcggagtgcaggctcagcagccatggctcacgggcccagtcgctccatggcatgtgggatattcccagacccgggcacgaacccgtgtcccctgcatcagcaggcagactctcaaccactgcgccaccatggaagcccccttGAAGCTTTTATACTGAGCTTCCTCTTATCTATTCCTTTGACTTTAAGGGTTATCGCAGTAGGTatggtttttctctctgtgtttttgCCTCATGTTTTCACATTGATGCACTTTGGCATTTTATAAGGCAAGGTCTATTTAAATAAACTTCCTTAGAGGAATCTTTGAGTTTTTTGAGAGCCCATTTTTGCTTAAGCAGCAGTTAAGTTCTGTGGCACTAAAAAGTATTTATTACCagttgatcttttaaaatacatttttctttagagAACTAGAGTGTTTGACTTCTATTTGTGTTCAGGAGGCCATTACATAGATTGAAAGTATActgcattttttcctttttgctatgGCGATTTACCCCGGTCAGATGAactaatttccttttcaaaaggAAATTCCAGTGCCTTGGAGTGTAGGGAATGTGGAATGGCTAGCTCATTGGTTTGGAGACTGATGCCAGTGAGAGTGAGTAGATTGGAAGGTAGGTTAGATCTCTGAATTCAACAGGGCTGAGGCATGAGATGTTTCATACCTAAAAGATGTGGATAACTCACTTTTTTACCCCCAGAAATTGTACAAAGTAGCATCACCTTACACAAAAGAAAGTAGTTTCTGAACACTgatattttatagtttctggaTCATTGTACTTTGGAAAATTTGGGGCCAGAAGATGAACAACTTTACATATAAATGGAAGGACGTAGTGATAATAAAAAGTTACTGTGGGGGActtgcctcgcagccaaaaaaccaaaacataacgcagaagcaatattggaacaaattcaataaagacattaaaaattgtccacatcgaaaaaaatcctttaaaaaaagttaactttactaggtatctctttgaattataaaaTTTCAGAGCTTTGCAGTTAGGCAGAGCAACAGTTGGTGGGTTGTTAATAGCTAAAAAGGTTCAGAACTAGAATTATAAGTTTTTTTCCTACAGGTATGTCTTAGCTTCATATGCTGCCACGGGCTTTTGTAAAAGTAACAGCATGGAATAAAGAGACTTTGTAGAACTGATGTCCATGTGGGAagtttttttgttgtattttgatttttctgtttacaaATGGAAGCATCAATACCAGGCCATCACTTTGGTATATCTTTAGCAATCACTGGGATATTTATCCAGTGGAAGCAGCAGTTGAGCAATCAGTGATTTTTGAAAGCTAAATGTGTGCTAGGCAGTGGATTTAGGCAGTATTGAATGGTGAACAAGATAGACAGTATTCTCTGTCCTGTGTTGGAGCTTTGAGTGGAGAGTATGCTAAATGTTGTTAGAATTGATAATGCTATGTATACCCAGCTAACACATGAAATGTGTTATTAACCAAATATTAACCAAAAATGGTTAATATTGGCAATTTTATATGGTTTAATGTAATATTACAAACTAGTGATAATTACTTGTATGCTTCTGTGGGTGAAAAGATCAGGGATTTAGCGACCAAATGCTCTGTTTGCAAACTTGGTTAATTGCAGTCTTTTGTAAGTACTTTATTTGGCTTATATGGGTTGCTTATTATAGTGTATATGTGAAAAGAATAAGATCAAGGTAAAGGCCATTCATTGTAGAAAGTAATgtcctggagcttccctggtggcgcagtggttgagagtccgcctgccgatgcaggggacacgggtttgtgccccggactgagaagatcccacatgccatagagcggctaggcctgtgagctgtggccgctgagcctgcgtgtccggagcctgtgcttcgcaatgggagaggccacaacagtgagaggcctgcataccgcaaaaaaaaaaaaaaaaagtaatgttctGTTAATACTGCCATTGTACACAGAAACCTTTTATGTCCAATGCTTAAGGCACCAACCATATCAttggatatgtgtgtatatatgtagtaTTTTCTTGAAGAAAAATAGCTGCAGTATTAAAAATATCAGAGTAAACTGGCCTTTTGAATGAAATTAGCTtagcaaaaagaaataattgcAATGGACAATGAGTTATCATTTTACAAGGACACCGTTGTTGGAATCTTCCTGACTTATTTTTAGTTGTGAAggaattctgttttccttttatccAATAGGATGTACAGTTACCCAGCAcgtgttcctcctcctcctcctattgCTCGGGCTGTAGTGCCCTCAAAACGCCAGCGTGTATCAGGAAACACCTCGCGAAGGGGCAAAAGTGGCTTCAATTCTAAGAGTGGACAACGGGGATCTTCTAAGTCTGGAAAGTGTATGTATTAATTATTGCAGCTTTGTGATTCTGATATTTCTGGTATGTTGAAATATGGAAATTAGTGCAGTTAATAATGTTCAGGTTTTGTACAAATAACTTTGCATAATCAAAATAATAGAAGATGAGAAAATAGTGATTAAGGGGCCAACTTCTAGGCAGCCTTCTATCCTTAAGACCTtggtaatttgaaaaaaatcattagatTTTAGGGAGTTGAGGGGCACCCATTCATTGTGTAAAATATGTTGGTAAAACAGTACagaaagtgcttttaaaatagaattgaGGTCTTTAGCAGACCTACAAAAGTAAGAATGCTGTTGGAATAGGCACATTTGATTCAGTTTTCAGCTACCATCTAAAAGATCGGTGGCCCCCATAACTAGGACAGTCTGGTACAGGCTCCATCTCTCTCATGTTGACTACTGTTGTATAGTCTGGTGGGGGAGTGTGTTCGGTTAACTGGTAGCTTCTGGTACATTTGATTCTAATCTAGGGTTTTGTTTGTATTAAAGTGAAAGGAGATGACCTTCAGGCCATTAAGAAGGAGTTGACCCAGATAAAACAAAAAGTGGATTCTCTACTGGAAAGCCTGGAAAAAATCGAAAAGGAACAGAGCAAACAAGGAGGTAAATGGTCCTTTTGCTTGTTGGGTGTAAAGTAGAGGTAGCTATCTAAGATAGTTGAAAGTATATGTTGGAATAGTGGGATATAAAACAGTTTAATGTGGAACTTGTGAAATTTGATTTGGGAAGGGCATTTGTGTGGGAGGATTTAGACTTGTGCTGCAGTTCTATGATCATCAGTGGGGATTGTCTACATCCTGTGGACATTACTTGCCCCTAGACAGACTTGTCCTTCTCATCCGCAGTAGAGATGAAGAATGATAAGTCAGAAGAGGAGCAGAGCAGCAGCTCCCTGAAGAAAGATGAGACTGTTGTGAAGATGGAGTCTGAGGGGGGTGCAGAAGACTCTGCTGAGGAGGGGGACCTActggatgatgatgataatgaagaTCGGGGGGATGACCAGGTGAAAACCacgggaaaggaaaggaagaggtggtggaggggggatcAGGGACACATGGAGTGCCTCTAACTCCATCCTATTTGTGTCTGTTTCTCACAGCTGGAGTTGATCAAGGATGATGAAAAAGAGGCTGAGGAAGGAGAGGATGACAGAGACAGCGCCAATGGCGAGGATGACTCTTAAGCACATAGTGGGGTTTAGAAATCTTGTCCCATTATTTCTTTACCTAGGCGCTTGTCTAAGATCAAAATTTTCACCAGATCCTCTCCCCTAGTATCTTCAGCACATGCTCACTGTTGTCCCCATCCTTGTCCTTCCCATGTTCATTAATTCATATTGCCCTGCGCCTAGTCCCATTTTCACTTCCTTTGATGCTCCTAGTAGTTATGTTAAGTCTTACCctgtaatttttgcttttaattttgatacCTCTTTATGACTTAACAATAAAAAGGATGTGTGGTTTTTATCAACTGTCTCCAAAATAATCTCTTGTTATGCAGGGAGTACAGTTCTTTCCATTCATACATGAGTTCAGTAGTTGCTTCCCTAACTACAAAGGCAGTCTCATTAGTTGAGTAGCACCTGAGAGCAGCTTTGAATTAGAGGTATGCGTGTTATACCCCACATAAGAGTACTGTGTGGGGCTGTTCAACACAAATGTAACAATGTATTTTTGTGAATGAGAGTTGGCATGTCAAATGGATCCTCTAGAAAAATAATTAGTGTAATAGTCTTAAGATTTGTTTTCTAAAGTTGATACTGTGGGTTATTTTTGTGAATAGCCTGATGTTTGGGacctttttttctcaaaataaacaaGTCCTTATTAAACCAGGaatttggagaaaaaataaacaccctggttttttatttttgtattttataattgtttaCTTCAAATGCTTTGTTTCACAGCGGCCTCCACAAAACctctagaatatttttctttgagtCATAATTATTATGCATACCAACATACACTACTCAAATTATGTTTCATTGGGGTGGGTGTTGAATTAAGGAGACAAGTAACTTTGATGTGAAGTGGAAATTCTTTTGTGAAAATGGCTTTTAGATCCTAATGAAAAAGTTTGGGAACTGCACTAAGCCTTTTCTTCAATGCTTTGTGGTCCAGTTGGCaccttttgagatttttttttgtcgTGCGCTGAACTGTTTCAACCTTAACTAGAAAGAGGCTCAAACATGTCAAGATTTTAGGAAAAGTGAAACAACTGGAGAATAAAAcctgtattttcttccattttgttcttttaattgctGTTCATAGCCCCAGTTACCAAATGGATTCTGAGTCTGTGCCTCAGTGTTACTGAAAATAGGAGAGCTTTTTATTTCCTAGTCTTTTGTAGCCTGTGCCTTCCTAGGTAGCTGAGGACACAGAGTTAcacatttatttcactttcaatTAATTCAATCCATAGAAACTAATTCTAGGCATGGTGCTAGTTAGCACCCAAACTTCTAAGGCTGGACTTATTAAACAGCTTTCAGTTTTGTGATGCTTGCTTTGTCCTGAAAGGTccagtttatttgttttatacttcagtttttcCTGCAGAGCAGGACAAAAACAGTTAGTTTTGGGCTGTTATCACTCACACAAACCTTGGATTCCCCAGAAAGTTGCTGCTGTTTCAAAGGCGTTTATATACAACCTAGTATGGGCAGAAGTCATATCCTATTTATAAAGATTTCataaatcattttatataataGGTGACAAAGTAGAATAGAAAGGAAGGCGGGCCTGATCTGTGGACTGCCCTTGGATCTCAGAATCACAGTACATATGTAGCTTTTGTGTGATAATTTGGTCAAAAATACTTTTAACCACCCTGTTTTCTGATCTTATATG
Protein-coding regions in this window:
- the HNRNPC gene encoding heterogeneous nuclear ribonucleoproteins C1/C2 isoform X3 encodes the protein MASNVTNKTDPRSMNSRVFIGNLNTLVVKKSDVEAIFSKYGKIVGCSVHKGFAFVQYVNERNARAAVAGEDGRMIAGQVLDINLAAEPKVNRGKAGVKRSAAEMYGSSFDLDYDFQRDYYDRMYSYPARVPPPPPIARAVVPSKRQRVSGNTSRRGKSGFNSKSGQRGSSKSGKLKGDDLQAIKKELTQIKQKVDSLLESLEKIEKEQSKQGVEMKNDKSEEEQSSSSLKKDETVVKMESEGGAEDSAEEGDLLDDDDNEDRGDDQLELIKDDEKEAEEGEDDRDSANGEDDS
- the HNRNPC gene encoding heterogeneous nuclear ribonucleoproteins C1/C2 isoform X4, which translates into the protein MASNVTNKTDPRSMNSRVFIGNLNTLVVKKSDVEAIFSKYGKIVGCSVHKGFAFVQYVNERNARAAVAGEDGRMIAGQVLDINLAAEPKVNRGKAGVKRSAAEMYGSSFDLDYDFQRDYYDRMYSYPARVPPPPPIARAVVPSKRQRVSGNTSRRGKSGFNSKSGQRGSSKSGKLKGDDLQAIKKELTQIKQKVDSLLESLEKIEKEQSKQGEMKNDKSEEEQSSSSLKKDETVVKMESEGGAEDSAEEGDLLDDDDNEDRGDDQLELIKDDEKEAEEGEDDRDSANGEDDS
- the HNRNPC gene encoding heterogeneous nuclear ribonucleoproteins C1/C2 isoform X2 — encoded protein: MASNVTNKTDPRSMNSRVFIGNLNTLVVKKSDVEAIFSKYGKIVGCSVHKGFAFVQYVNERNARAAVAGEDGRMIAGQVLDINLAAEPKVNRGKAGVKRSAAEMYGSVPEHPSPSPLLSSSFDLDYDFQRDYYDRMYSYPARVPPPPPIARAVVPSKRQRVSGNTSRRGKSGFNSKSGQRGSSKSGKLKGDDLQAIKKELTQIKQKVDSLLESLEKIEKEQSKQGEMKNDKSEEEQSSSSLKKDETVVKMESEGGAEDSAEEGDLLDDDDNEDRGDDQLELIKDDEKEAEEGEDDRDSANGEDDS
- the HNRNPC gene encoding heterogeneous nuclear ribonucleoproteins C1/C2 isoform X1, with the translated sequence MASNVTNKTDPRSMNSRVFIGNLNTLVVKKSDVEAIFSKYGKIVGCSVHKGFAFVQYVNERNARAAVAGEDGRMIAGQVLDINLAAEPKVNRGKAGVKRSAAEMYGSVPEHPSPSPLLSSSFDLDYDFQRDYYDRMYSYPARVPPPPPIARAVVPSKRQRVSGNTSRRGKSGFNSKSGQRGSSKSGKLKGDDLQAIKKELTQIKQKVDSLLESLEKIEKEQSKQGVEMKNDKSEEEQSSSSLKKDETVVKMESEGGAEDSAEEGDLLDDDDNEDRGDDQLELIKDDEKEAEEGEDDRDSANGEDDS